The sequence TAGGTAGTACTGGCCTTCTGTGATATATCCGGTATTATCGGGAACCGGGTGGGTTACGTCATCACCAGGCATGGTAGTGACACCCAGGATGGTGATAGAACCGGATCCGGCAATATCAACGGCCTTTTCATAACGGGACGCCAGCTGGGAGTAAAGGTCTCCCGGATATCCACGGTTTGAAGGAACCTGTTCCTGGGTGATGGCAATTTCTTTCATGGAATCCGCAAAGTTGGTCATATCTGTTAGAAGAACCAGAACCTTCTTTCCCTGAAGGGCGAATTTCTCGGCAACTGCCAAAGAAATATCGGGAACCATAAGACACTCAACTACAGGGTCAGAAGCAGTATGAATAAACATGATGGTTCTGCTGAGGGCTCCTCCCTCTTCCAGAGTATCCCTGAAAAAGAGGTAGTCATCGTATTTGAGACCCATTCCACCAAGGATGATCATGTCAACTTCGGCCTGCATGGCAATCCGTGCCAAAAGTTCATTGTAAGGCTCTCCCGAAGCGGAAAAAATAGGAAGTTTCTGTGATTCCACCAATGTATTGAAAAGGTCAATCATGGGAATACCCGTTCTGATCATATTTCTGGGAATGACTCTGTTAGCGGGATTGAATGATGGTCCCCCAATTGTTATCAAATTTTCATTCAGGGTCGGTCCATTGTCTCTGGGCTCACCCGAACCGTTGAAGATACGTCCCATCAGGTTATCTGTGAAAGAAACCATCATAGGATGTCCCAGAAAACGGACTTCATCTCCTGTAGAGATTCCACGTCCACCGGCAAACACCTGAAGAGACACATCGTCATCAGCCAGTTTTATAACTTCTGCCAGAGAGTCACCATAGGTTGTGGATATTTCGGCCAGGTCCCCGTACTTTGCTCCGTCGGCTTTAACTGTAATAACGTTTCCGACGATTGAATCAATTTTGCTGTAAACTTTTCTCATCTTATCCCTCAGCTCCTGGCCATTAAAGCGGCGGCTTTTTCATCTACACGGATTTTTTTATCTGATATGAAGGACTTAATTTC comes from Oceanispirochaeta sp. and encodes:
- a CDS encoding V-type ATP synthase subunit B; translated protein: MRKVYSKIDSIVGNVITVKADGAKYGDLAEISTTYGDSLAEVIKLADDDVSLQVFAGGRGISTGDEVRFLGHPMMVSFTDNLMGRIFNGSGEPRDNGPTLNENLITIGGPSFNPANRVIPRNMIRTGIPMIDLFNTLVESQKLPIFSASGEPYNELLARIAMQAEVDMIILGGMGLKYDDYLFFRDTLEEGGALSRTIMFIHTASDPVVECLMVPDISLAVAEKFALQGKKVLVLLTDMTNFADSMKEIAITQEQVPSNRGYPGDLYSQLASRYEKAVDIAGSGSITILGVTTMPGDDVTHPVPDNTGYITEGQYYLKNGRIEPFGSLSRLKQQVNDKTRDDHRALMDGMIKLYAAYKESVEKQSMGFNMSEWDNKLLKYGARFEAEMMDLSVNTPLEKALDNGWLILAECFSSEETGLKSSLIDQFWPVER